The Glycine soja cultivar W05 chromosome 4, ASM419377v2, whole genome shotgun sequence genomic sequence TTATCTCgtcttatttataagaaataagttgAAGGATAAATTATACTACACAATTTGTTTCTTACACAGAAGACCGAaggtaatataattataatgttgCTATCGGAGCTCATCTTCCCTTTCACATTCAGGGGAAAGAAAATAATCACTTTCACCTCAGTAAACCTCACTTTGAGgagttagaaattttataaatttagagAAATATTCTGTCTAACATTACGAATTCGGAAGCAGCCTTTTTATAGTAAATGAAGAGTAAATAAAGCATAAAATCGCAGCAAGTGAATTGACAAATATGAATATACTTCTATTCAGCTCTTTAATTTGTTCGGCATGCTCTATTTTATggctcttttgttttcttccgttCATGCATCTTTATTCATTACAGATATTTacgatttctttctttttttcaacttCAGAGCAAAAACGATGGCCCTCCTTGATGCCATGTACTATGTAGAATAAATGAATAATGTCAAGATGCTATCAAGATTATTAGTACCTGCCCAACTCGATCACTTGAGTCATCTTAATTCTGTCAAGTTGGTTATAGAATTAATACTTGGTCTAGGTGAAGCGCAGTTGCAAAATTCCTAAGCAAAAACAACTTTaacccatatatatatacaacataACTAGCCAAGCGGAACAACTTTATTTAGaacgagaaagaaaagaaattaatctGAACAAGCGGAACCAGATTCATTTGAAACCGATTCCCCTCTTTGTCTTTGGCCAGTAGCTGTACCTTGTCCTTCTTCATTTCGTGGTTCCAAAGCAGAAAACTTTTGGCAACTCAGATTCGCTCATGAGTGAGCTACAACCCACTAATCCTCCTCAAGGCTCAAGCCATTATAAGTGAAGGACCACAGCATTTTGATGCTCAAGCTATCTATCCCTTCCAACTTGTTTCTTCCTTATGGCCTCCAGCACTTTGAGCAAACAAAAGCCTTATGATTCGTGTTGGACCCCAAAACAGAACAAGGTGTTTGAAAAGGCACTTGCAAAGTATGACAAGGATACCCCTGACCGCTGGCACAATGTAGCCAAAGCAATTGGTGGTAAATCAGAAGATGATGTTAAGAGACACTATCAGATACTCTTGGAGGATCTCAGGCACATTGAGTCTGGCCATGTTCCCATTCCCAATTACAAATCAACACCAACTACCTTTCCTCTTTCAACAACACTCGTAGGTCGTCTTCCAAattacaattgttttttttcttctctctacgacaaattaagaaattattagATGGTCCAAATCTATCACATGTTTATAATACTAACCAATTTTTATGTGGCATAtactcaaattttttaatttacgataaaaaattaataacattgtATTAAATGTTACGTATAGATTAGTatgaacaataataattttacatcacCTAATAATTTCTCCGTCTCTATGCTTACTCCTACCTTTgcactaactaactaacttttTCACTGTCCCTTCCAAAGTTATTCAACAACATACAACCATATATGTATATAACTCGTGGTCTCCATTACGTGACATGCACCAAATTGATCATGCACTCCGCAATCTGATACTATATTCTGTTCATGTTTccattttgatatataattacttgttcatgattttgtttgatttgttttaGCTTATCTGCTTGCCCCAGGCTTCTGAAGTATCTAAAGCTGAAATGGTTTGAAGCAATGCCTGCGTCAACACCAGCTGTGTAAAGCATATGTGTGTGTAGTGTACTACTATATGAATCTGCATATCTTCTTCTGTCTCTTTCCCCATCTTCCTACTCCTTATCCTACAGTTGTAACTTGTAATATAGGTAATTTTAATGAACTATGATATTTTAGAAACATGTTATTTTGTCAAGTTCTTCACTGGGGTAGATAATGTTTAGAGGGAATAATCTGAGAAGGTCCACCTCTAACCACTTCGCTCTTTTTGACGATAACTCATGTAAATACTCATCTTAAACATTTTCTATTGTGATTTTCTGTTTTCACTTTTACTTACAAAATTTGCtgccttatttttaatttttttttattttcatttttctataatatttattaaaaatataactttttttttactttctttgttTCTGATATAAACCTTTAAAAACAGAAATTCGTTGAAAGCAAAGTAATAAGTTTgtaattaaaactgaaaatgaagaatgaaatagaaaacatttttttcaaaagaaactgaccgttattttttttattcccaaatatttgttatttagttataaaaatgttacattattttattttccttttttaaatatttatatataaaatattgaaataatattatactatcttttttattttttatacattttttgtgaatagaaaaaaagataaaagtaatGAGATGTTTTCTTTTCTGTGAAATTagatgttttataatttaaaaaaaaaaatgacctcCTATAATCTAATCATACGTCTTGTCTTCGTATACACAGCATTGTGCTTGGTTCAGTCCTGAGGTTTTTTAATGTCCGTAAAATACGTAAATATCAGAAGTTAAAAAGAATAACTTATATAACAGAGAGTGAAAACGCGACGCCATATGAAACACGCGCTTAGAAAAGGAGGAGTGTCTCCCTATCGCTAACAAGAGGCTGAAATTAAACAATTGTAGGTGGGAGGGGgtcaaagaagaagaatattttattcatgAAACACTTCATGTGTCAGCACAGAAAATGAGCTCAAGCTTGTTTGTATAGGAAACACATTCTGTTTCTTTGCTATCAGACTTCACTCTGTATTTGTATAGGAAACACGTGGTAAACACAGTGAAGTCTGATAGTAATATCACTTTTCTTTTGAATGTTACCAAAGACatgatttttgttataaaaaaacaatcaagTTGAACAatcacaagataaaaaaaaaaacaatggttTGTATTTTTGGGTAATTTTAAAGTTAAGATTCAGCATGTGATGGGAAGTAAGGATACCGAATCAACTTATTAAAATatcgtgattttttttttaatattaagaaccaattttataaatgaaaaaatatgattgaaacGGACAGTCCAACTAAAAGTAATATGTTACTTGCCAATAAAACTGATAAATATTATACATCAATAGTAGGATAAAaagtacttaaaaaaaataagttgcccaatcatattatatttttaacacaatcataaattcataattatgGGATGATTACGATTAGTGTTACaagtaattaatttcaaaataaataaaatttaaatggagATTAAAAGCATAAACAATCATTTTTTCTCAAACAAAATATTCTAAGAGAATTTCAGCACATCTCATGGATATTAGATCTCATTAAACAATTgacaaattttcatttgttgattgttgGCTGCTGGACAAGACTTTGTCATTTACAATCTTATTTGATCTAGGAGTGTTCATGAATAGGATTAGATTAATTTTggagaaaaattatttgatccaaccatcttaattttattaatttatcatttaattaatttattttaaacttttaatttgatttcatcTAATTTAAAGCTATTTAGATTTGattgattttagattttaatattattttaactttttttagaaatactaaataaaagataaaatatataataaaaaataatttaaaatatcaaatattttatttagatataattatataatgaataataGAATATTTATGCATCATAACtcaaattattagtataaatatctttaattaagtatatttttcataaatagatataagttatataataattttataaatatgtaagaaataaaaaataaaaatgagtaatattataaatttataaataaaaatatatacatgtatataatTTCGGTTTGAACTCATTTCTAAGTTTAAATCCAAAATCAAatcgcaaaaaaaaattaaatttttcaaattttttatccgaatgattttcattcttttatcaatttttttatccacaGTGAATTTGATCGATTTATAAACACTTATATCTCTacatctaataataataatatcaatccAACCATTActaacttttaatattatacacaaaagaaaaatataaacctAAAATAAAAGACGCGGCGTGCAATAAGATCTAACttctttattatctttttttatattagcctcgttaaaataataatatatatgagttatgttaatatttaatggtaatatttaattttaaaaatcacaacGATCTAACTTTAGAGAACAGGAAAAGACAACAGAAGTCAAATCCCGTGCGATGCGGGTGGCCATGTGCCATTTCACAAAGCAAGCATTTTAAAACTAGAATGCATGAGAGACCCTTTAAATACACACACATTGGGAATAAGATACTCTTATCCGTTATACTTTCTTTATGCCTCCTAGCTTTCCATATTCTTAATTGGTGCTATGTATTCAGTTTCAGTTTTAAAGACTTATTCTTTGCATACTTAATGCGCAGCTTTATGCACAACCAAAAGCTAATCTCTCGGGTTAATGAAGCTCCAACAAATTTCTAACCAAATCTAAACAGTAGAGGCTAACTCAGTTAGTTTcttatggattaaaaaaaaaaactatacggTTACAACACGAGTTCTCTGGCCACATCGTTCGAACCCAGCAACAAAGAAAATACCGACACAAGATAGATATTCATATTAACACTAAtccgaagaagaaaaaaatgatgtaaTCAAATCACAATACAGTCATGTTGAAAGCTCAATCACACCGCACTGTTGCACTTAAACCCACTCGCAATGTGGCCCTTGGCTGAAGAGAACTCGGATGGCGGAGAAAGAAGCGGCGACCGCAGCCTTCAAGGTCACTTCTCTTCACTCTGTTTTCGGATTAATGAAAACCAAAAGTGCTTTTATTTAACGGTTTTGTTAAGATACGggcttattttaattaataaataagcaaaggagaaaatgtttgTTATAACAGTGTAATAAGTCCTTTTTAATTCCCCCCCAAAAAAGTCCTCTttaattcaacattttttttcattcaaatcaTACTCATTTTAAGTAACTAAAATATAcagtatattttattaaaattagagtGCGTTTGACTGCATTTCCAACCGATGCTAACCTACAGGCACCAGATTAGTAtatcaacaaatttttattagacaTTTGATCcctaaaatctttaaaatataaattttaataaattggtAATATCACATGTTAGTAATGATATGATAATATGATAGTCTGACACacatatattacattaaaacagaTCAACTTCACATTGATACATTATTAATGTCatgtcaatatatatatcaaattatcaCATTCACATATGAATATCacctaattataaatatgtcacaataaataatttttattaaaattttaacagcATACTaatatttaacttaaaattattttattattcaaaattctATCAGTAAGCCGATTTTAGTGGATTGaaatctttatttcttttaacaCTTTACCGTTTTTTTCATTTACCTTAAATTTTTACCTTATTTGACCCTTTCCAAAATTCtaataatttgaattatataaCTTAAATCAATTCGATTTAGCTCCAAATAACAAACTTACGTTATGCTTttaacactaaaaaaaaaaaaaaaaaaacaaaacttcatGTGCACACACATATATGGGTGGTTGATCttgattccatttttttttcatccacgggaatctaaaaaaaaaagcatggtTACTTGGTTAGTATCTTTGTAGTAATTGTTATAAAAGTCATTTGGCATTTTTCCATTATATAAAATTcccaattttttcatattttcactTAAATAATAGATCATTTAGGGTAATGTAAGGTTacaaaattattctttaaaaaaagttacacaATGATGCTAAAAGTTCATATATGAGTTTAAaagttcataaaatttaaacagtTACATGAGATGTGAAagtaaggaaaaaataattttttactttattttttatgaaatataatgGGTcaatttgttacattttttttaagagaataagtttttttttaaaaaaaaaacaataacttcgTTTAGTTATTCAGGTATTTATTACAGCTTTTCAAACTAATTAAAAGCTGAACAAAAgctaaaatatgattaaaattataagttattttaaaatcttcccataaaatatctatttattaaaaaaagttggtttttagtattgtaaacaaacataaattagaTTCTTCTTCTATCATTTTAGAAAAAGTCTCCAAACAAAAACCACTAAATTAGTTTATATCAAAAtcacttcttttttattcttaaatattttaatttgtgatttatgagtgaaaaaaagagttcaaattaatacaatttattaaaaaaaactgagaCTAAAAATGATAgcagttaaacaaaaataaagaagaagaatactcagaaaaaaattgattatggaaattaaagaaagtgGGGGATtaaaattgagttaaaaaagttattaagtGACTGACCAAAATCTCCTACTAATTATAATTGaagaataaaaatgtaattaaaccaTTTGATTTTTAATGCTTTTATATAGTTAGAgttttttcatttgtatttatATGGTTAGTGTTAAAATAACATAGATGATCATatcattattgtttatttatttattatttttattttttcttgatataCATAAATTAAGTATATGTGTAAgaagtaataaaatataaattttaattagaggcATTGCCCATAAGTATTAAAATACTAGGATGATAGGACtactgcagaaaacaaaagtctccctttatattttcaataagaaATGTTTCAACCTTagattcttttatattttctccttctctttccCATTTCGCCCTTTATTATTTTCTCACCATCGTGGTTGTGCACCAAGGCATCTCCCTCACAGCGTCGTCGACCAAGGTCCCGCTCATTAGCGCAACCACCAAACATCGTCGCCAGATTCATATCTGGAGGCGTTTCGACATTTCGATTTTTCTTTGTGTTGCGTTTTTAGATCGGGATGTGTTGTTATTATTGTTCTGGACTTGTCCGgagaaggaaaacaaaaatgaaaaaatgaatgaGAGAAAGAAAGGGGAAGCTAAAATCaaggtttctatttttgttccaAATCTGATTCTGTAATAagcttttttcaatttattatttataattgctAATCGTCTGTCCGTTATGCTTTTTTTAGAGAAGAATTTGGGAGGAGGaggaaagattaaaattatttaattgtttggtaaaaaaaaaaaactagagttgagaaaattttaaaatctgtAGAACCTATTATACtgttatttactcttttttttatctcttttcatctcttctttatttatcttcaatcaaatatattttatttctattttattttttaattattttcacacattttttttatttctatctattatattttttttaaaaatatttttgacctttaagaaaatgcatttttattttttgtagcaAATACTTtctctaattttaaatataagaaaaaaaaatagtttttcttagtctcaaatataaaaaaattcaattaattttatttcatttaatgttattatatcTAAAATATCGTTAATTTATTTGAGATTTAGTTCAACTGactcattttttattgaaagCTTGGTTTTGCCCTATTGAAATTAATCTACCCTTTGCTTGTATGAATTTATGTTATATCATGTAACCCCCTGACATTTGGTGGTTTCTTAGTTTGGTTGCTTTGTTAGATGATTCTATTGGCTATAGCTAATTTTTTGTCTGCGTTGGTATTGTGTACCTACTTTGGTTTTGgttgcattttcttttcttggctGATAACTATGATTATGTTCAAAGTTGGGTTTTGCCTTATCGAAATTAAGCCACTTTTGCTTATATGAATTTATGTTATATCATGTAACCTAGACATTTGGTGGTTCCTTAGTTTGGTTGCTTTCTTAGATGATTTTATTGGCTATAGCTAATTGTGTGTCGCACGCACACCTATGTATATGACGGGATCCATTGACATTGTATGTACGTCTAAAGACTCACATCAAATCTAAATCGTTAATACAAATCATGATattccaaattaaaaatataaaaatgcttGTTGCTTTGTACAAGAAAGAAACTGTATCTTAATGCAGAATACTGCAACCACATCTAGATGTACgctattaatttatttcattttgatacATTCCGAATTTAGTTCTATGATGAAGGGCTTCTCATCAATTTTtctcaacaaaaaaattcacaaaGCATAAGGCAGAGCAATTATCAGCTTCCTACCCCTTGACTCCCATAACATTAAAATCCTAAATGGTGACGAAACTGACGAcgaaaaaacataaaagcatATTACTTTGTATGTGATTTTGTGATGACATTCTTATTGTGAAAACTTTGTTTGCTTCATTGAACATTAGCCCTCAAGTAGTGAGCTACTCATCACTCACCCTTGTAGTAtctttacaaaaagaaaacctgttttttttttttttatttgaaagttgTTCAACTTGCTGGATGGAATTGGTGGTTATTGTTGACTGGTTATTGAACACATTTGTAAACCATCCATGACTAATCCTAAGAAATTCCAAAAATATGCCAAAATTGAGAATGTTGAACCGAGAGAATTTCATTTCGACCAACCCTGCGCGAGAACTATTTCAAACCAAGCCTGCCTAGGAGCAATCTGTTTGAGTGTTTGATATCAATTAATCGTATATGGATGGTACATTGGTGTGAGACTTTGCTTTGTCTGCAATTTTAGTTTGCCCTACATTATAACTCGCTTGTTAATTTAATGATAACGATTAATAAATGTTACCAATTAAGTGTCTGCAGAAGGATGTGTATATTGGTAGACTTCTTCAAAAATTGTGTGAATAGACCAAAGTTGTTGCTTTGCTCATTGTTCTGATATTGATTCACAAACAGGTTTGAGAATTAGTTTCAACTTTATCTTGGTGGTAGAATCTATAAAAAATCCAATAATTCATGGAGAGCATGcttctgaaaataatttttcgcTTCTCATAAGACTCAAGCAatacaattcaaataaaaccTTTGTTTTGCAGAAGTCTTGCTCAATATATCCCCTGAAAATTGTGGTCATTTTATTATGAGTTAGCAAATTCACTCGAGTATAATATTGGTTTTAATATAATGTTGATATCAAATTGGTAACAAAAGAACATTGAACACTTGTTTGGCATTATCGTTTTCTAACCAAGCTGCGAAGCAGATTGAGATGTATAGGTAGCAAGGATTTTCAGGTCTTCCAATCTGGATGGCCAAGACTCAGTATTCTTTCTCAAAATATGATGCaatattgtttgaatttttcattgaGTGAGATGGTGAATCATAACtattaaaaatacattcaagtcaaaaaaataaatatatttaattcaaaatgaatttaaatccactaaaataaaataaaaagtgtggaAAGTCAAAAGTGAAGATATatgtaaggtttttttttttgtcttatgaTTTATCAATCTAAAGTTCGACAAAGAAGTaagtaaaattgttaaaaattatttttgctaaggatcaaatttaaataatatccaaaaattttaacattaacgTGAACATATTAACAAGTTGCATCCAATCACTTGGTTGAATGTACATGTAGTTTGAATTTAAAGGAGACACTTAAATGCATTCAtaattattggttaaaaaaaagttaaatatatcTAACCCGAATTTAACGggaatgattaaattttttttaattattgattagatagtttaaaaatcaagttatagttattaattattttaaataaatccaTTAAAGatgtaaatttaaaacaaacaaataagtttatcaaaagtggaaaaaaaacataaataagaatacatgatttttaagtgaaatgatTTGGCTCAAAATCAATAATTCTATGCATAATGTTTCTATGGAGCATGGCAGTAAGATGTAGTAGACAAATTCAACTCTTGCATCTTGTATCAATCTGAGAGTGAAGTCAATATTTGTCAAGCAAGAGAGTTGTTCACTAGTTTTTAAAACTCATATCTTCTTTTTATCTATAGTTAAGCTCTAATCTTGACAAAGATGGTCGTGTATCTCTCCATGAATGAACGC encodes the following:
- the LOC114408049 gene encoding protein RADIALIS-like 3 isoform X2, producing MASSTLSKQKPYDSCWTPKQNKVFEKALAKYDKDTPDRWHNVAKAIGGKSEDDVKRHYQILLEDLRHIESGHVPIPNYKSTPTTFPLSTTLVGF
- the LOC114408049 gene encoding protein RADIALIS-like 3 isoform X1; translation: MASSTLSKQKPYDSCWTPKQNKVFEKALAKYDKDTPDRWHNVAKAIGGKSEDDVKRHYQILLEDLRHIESGHVPIPNYKSTPTTFPLSTTLASEVSKAEMV